In Odocoileus virginianus isolate 20LAN1187 ecotype Illinois unplaced genomic scaffold, Ovbor_1.2 Unplaced_Scaffold_24, whole genome shotgun sequence, a single genomic region encodes these proteins:
- the LOC110123532 gene encoding zinc finger protein 347-like isoform X2, translating to MLGRPESCEIKHFHLWESQENMCDIECQGRDDKRNYKGTPVSLDGNVPDGRDSHDRKDAGIKPFGNRLGFNFQDKLQIFQTGGTISEYNEVERSVNNSFSFSPLQRIPPCVQTSVSNIYGNDFMNPSVITQDLKAHREKPYKCDECGKAYLKGSYLIKHQAIHIREKSHKCEVCDKLFDQSSQLARHLKIHSEVKCYKCNECGKTFNDSSTLARHQIIHSGANLHKCDVCGKIFGPNSFLGSHQNIPAGKRSYQCDECGKTFTDSSNLRRHQKIHTGKKLFKCDICDKVFSRNAHLAGHQRVHTGEKPYKCNECGKHFSQPSQFISHKRFHTGEKPYKCDECGKAFRVKSVLLSHQTVHTGEKPYKCDECGKVFGQKPHLRLHWRIHTGERPFRCNECGKFFSRNSHLTSHRRIHIEKPFKCFECGKSFTQVSALTKHQKIHT from the coding sequence ATGCTGGGAAGACCTGAAAGCTGTGAAATCAAACATTTTCATCTTTGGGAAAGTCAGGAAAATATGTGTGACATTGAGTGTCAGGGGAGAGATGACAAAAGAAATTACAAAGGAACACCTGTAAGCCTTGATGGAAATGTGCCTGATGGAAGAGATTCACATGATAGAAAGGATGCAGGAATCAAGCCCTTTGGAAACAGGCTTGGATTTAACTTTCAAGATAAACTGCAGATATTTCAAACTGGCGGGACAATTTCTGAATATAATGAAGTTGAGAGGTCTGTCAACAACAGTTTCTCATTTTCACCACTTCAAAGAATTCCTCCTTGTGTCCAAACCAGTGTTTCTAATATATATGGGAATGATTTTATGAATCCTTCAGTAATAACACAAGACCTCAAAGCACACAGGGAAAAACCTTACAAATGTGATGAGTGTGGGAAAGCCTATCTTAAGGGCTCATACCTCATTAAACATCAGGCCATCCATATAAGAGAGAAATCACATAAATGTGAAGTATGTGACAAATTGTTTGATCAAAGTTCACAGCTTGCACGTCATTTGAAAATTCATTCTGAAGTGAAATGTTACAAATGTAATGAGTGTGGCAAAACCTTTAATGATAGCTCCACCCTTGCTAGACATCAGATAATCCACTCGGGAGCAAACTTACATAAATGTGATGTATGTGGTAAAATCTTTGGTCCGAATTCATTCCTTGGAAGTCATCAGAATATCCCTGCAGGAAAGAGAAGTTACCAATGTGATGAGTGTGGCAAAACCTTTACTGACAGCTCAAACCTCAGGAGACATCAGAAAATTCATAcaggaaagaaattatttaaatgtgaTATATGTGACAAAGTCTTCAGCCGAAATGCACACCTTGCTGGTCATCAGAGggttcatactggagagaaaccttacaaatgtaatGAGTGTGGCAAGCACTTTAGTCAACCTTCACAGTTCATAAGTCATAAGAGatttcatactggagagaaaccttacaaatgtgATGAGTGTGGCAAGGCCTTTCGTGTAAAGTCAGTCCTTTTAAGTCATCAGAcagttcatactggagagaaaccttacaaatgtgATGAGTGTGGAAAAGTCTTCGGTCAAAAACCACATCTTCGCCTTCATtggagaattcatactggagagagacCTTTCAGATGTAATGAGTGTGGCAAGTTCTTCAGTCGAAATTCACACCTTACAAGTCATCGGAGAATACATATAGAGAAACCTTTCAAATGTTTCGAGTGTGGAAAATCCTTTACTCAGGTCTCAGCACTCACTAAACATCAGAAAATCCATACATGA
- the LOC110123532 gene encoding zinc finger protein 836-like isoform X1, with protein sequence MLETYRNLLSVDISPTHVIKHLQPKANSDKREPFQTLMLGRPESCEIKHFHLWESQENMCDIECQGRDDKRNYKGTPVSLDGNVPDGRDSHDRKDAGIKPFGNRLGFNFQDKLQIFQTGGTISEYNEVERSVNNSFSFSPLQRIPPCVQTSVSNIYGNDFMNPSVITQDLKAHREKPYKCDECGKAYLKGSYLIKHQAIHIREKSHKCEVCDKLFDQSSQLARHLKIHSEVKCYKCNECGKTFNDSSTLARHQIIHSGANLHKCDVCGKIFGPNSFLGSHQNIPAGKRSYQCDECGKTFTDSSNLRRHQKIHTGKKLFKCDICDKVFSRNAHLAGHQRVHTGEKPYKCNECGKHFSQPSQFISHKRFHTGEKPYKCDECGKAFRVKSVLLSHQTVHTGEKPYKCDECGKVFGQKPHLRLHWRIHTGERPFRCNECGKFFSRNSHLTSHRRIHIEKPFKCFECGKSFTQVSALTKHQKIHT encoded by the exons ATGCTGGAGACCTACAGGAACCTGCTGTCTGTGG ATATCTCTCCTACACATGTGATCAAGCATTTACAACCCAAAGCGAACAGTGATAAACGAGAACCATTCCAAACATTGATGCTGGGAAGACCTGAAAGCTGTGAAATCAAACATTTTCATCTTTGGGAAAGTCAGGAAAATATGTGTGACATTGAGTGTCAGGGGAGAGATGACAAAAGAAATTACAAAGGAACACCTGTAAGCCTTGATGGAAATGTGCCTGATGGAAGAGATTCACATGATAGAAAGGATGCAGGAATCAAGCCCTTTGGAAACAGGCTTGGATTTAACTTTCAAGATAAACTGCAGATATTTCAAACTGGCGGGACAATTTCTGAATATAATGAAGTTGAGAGGTCTGTCAACAACAGTTTCTCATTTTCACCACTTCAAAGAATTCCTCCTTGTGTCCAAACCAGTGTTTCTAATATATATGGGAATGATTTTATGAATCCTTCAGTAATAACACAAGACCTCAAAGCACACAGGGAAAAACCTTACAAATGTGATGAGTGTGGGAAAGCCTATCTTAAGGGCTCATACCTCATTAAACATCAGGCCATCCATATAAGAGAGAAATCACATAAATGTGAAGTATGTGACAAATTGTTTGATCAAAGTTCACAGCTTGCACGTCATTTGAAAATTCATTCTGAAGTGAAATGTTACAAATGTAATGAGTGTGGCAAAACCTTTAATGATAGCTCCACCCTTGCTAGACATCAGATAATCCACTCGGGAGCAAACTTACATAAATGTGATGTATGTGGTAAAATCTTTGGTCCGAATTCATTCCTTGGAAGTCATCAGAATATCCCTGCAGGAAAGAGAAGTTACCAATGTGATGAGTGTGGCAAAACCTTTACTGACAGCTCAAACCTCAGGAGACATCAGAAAATTCATAcaggaaagaaattatttaaatgtgaTATATGTGACAAAGTCTTCAGCCGAAATGCACACCTTGCTGGTCATCAGAGggttcatactggagagaaaccttacaaatgtaatGAGTGTGGCAAGCACTTTAGTCAACCTTCACAGTTCATAAGTCATAAGAGatttcatactggagagaaaccttacaaatgtgATGAGTGTGGCAAGGCCTTTCGTGTAAAGTCAGTCCTTTTAAGTCATCAGAcagttcatactggagagaaaccttacaaatgtgATGAGTGTGGAAAAGTCTTCGGTCAAAAACCACATCTTCGCCTTCATtggagaattcatactggagagagacCTTTCAGATGTAATGAGTGTGGCAAGTTCTTCAGTCGAAATTCACACCTTACAAGTCATCGGAGAATACATATAGAGAAACCTTTCAAATGTTTCGAGTGTGGAAAATCCTTTACTCAGGTCTCAGCACTCACTAAACATCAGAAAATCCATACATGA